In the genome of Rissa tridactyla isolate bRisTri1 chromosome Z, bRisTri1.patW.cur.20221130, whole genome shotgun sequence, the window TGAAGTTTGGATAGTGtgcattcagaaataattttattttccagtaatgACAATATGCAATATCACGTAAGAAATGAAATTGAAGAATTGATCTTATTCTTCAAATACAGGATAGCTTCAATATTAAAATTAACATATAAATATAGCATCAATCTTATTTCCCCACTCATGTCCACTGAGTAAATGCACATAAAGAATGAATCACTGAAACAGTATACTGAGAGAATCAAAGTCATTTTTCAAAGGTGTCAGCACAAATGTGAGGTGAGCCTGTTCACCGAACATCCAACAAATGTTGTAGGGGTGGCCCTTCAGCCCCATAAGGAGGACAAGTCGGGGACCCTCGGGGGGAGCAGCACAACCACCGGCAAAGGCAAGGCAGGGAGGAATTTGGGGCAGGACAGACTCATTGCACTGTGCTTACCCCACATCCTAACTCTTCCCTTTCTACAGGTATGTGAGCCGCTGAAGGATGTGAGCGTCCCATTAGGGGTCTCCACAGCACTGCTCTGAGGGagaaattattattgttaatgTTTACGTCATTGTTTGCCTTACCCACCTTGTCACAGCTAGAGGTTAACGAAGCAGAGATTAAGCAGCGTGCCTCTGGGGCAGCAGCCAGCCTTTGCAGAGTGCACTGCTCTGGTCTCTGGTCGGCTGATGGCAAGCAGAGCCGTGGGCAGATACAGCTTCCCCTGGCATTGCCCTTTGGTTTTGTGTGCACCCACGGAGAGTTGACAGTGAAATCACCAGCCTGACAGGAGAAAAAGCATCCCTGGGGCACCCCAGACAGGCACCCAGGCAGCtgctcagccaggagcaggaactcTCCAGAGGGCAAGGGATGAAGCTCTCTTGCTTCAACAAAGCCACAGCTGCTCTACCAcccaaaatagaaataaaaaaaaaataaattaaaaaaaaaaacaacaacaaaaccacacaaaaaccccaactaaccaaaaaaaaaccacccacacacaaaaaaaaaaaaaaggacccctTCCTTGGTTTCTGGGCTTCAGCAGAGACCTCGCCAGGCTCCAGCCATCTTTCTTGATTCTTAAATTCGGGTTTTTTTCCGCTGGGGGTTTCTGCGCACCGATGCCTCCAGCCAGCCCGCCTGCTGCCTTCCGCAGCAAGTAGTTGCTCCGACGTGGAAATACCCTTTTTCACCACAAGATGGAGCCGGAAAACGCAGGGTTGGGGTGGCGTCTGCGCGGCCCTTCCGCCGGACCCCGGCGGCGCGGTGAAGGATGCTGCCGGGCGACGGGCGCTCCACGGGATCgggacacagccctgctgctgccacctgcgGTGAAACCACGGTCTGAGGCAGAACGGGGCCCACCAGCCTTGGGGTGGCCGCTGCGGGCCCCGGTGGACGGGGCACCCAGGGGTTCTGCAGAAAAGGGGCTGCGGTTGCCCACGCAGCGAGGGTGGGAGTGGGTGGGCATCTGCCACCAGCACGGCGAGGGTCGGAGGAACAGGTCCCAGCACTGTGCAGGCCAACACGCCAAGGGGTCCTTGCTGTGTGGCGGCTGGAAGTTAAAAATTGTATTTGACTGTAGCGCTAGCCCGGAAAACACAACTGGGTGAATAAAGTAGTTTCTCAATGATACCGTGGCAGGCCAACCcatatttgtaaaaaaattaatgttcTGGATAGTCAAAATATTGTGTGGTCGAACAAAAAACGTTGTTCAACatcaaaatctgcattttttattttgaacacaTTTagatttactttatttaaaaaaaaaaaagagaattgttaATTGGGTCAAAAGGTATTTTATAACATCAGGCAAGGATTATTTGAACTTGCTTactttttcagaaagcagtttatcacactgtttattaaaaaatcatAATGCTCAATCTGCATTTTTCACCACAACTATTTAGAGTGGTAATCATTCGCTCCAGTTTAGCCAAGGGTCACCTTTCTTTGAAACATGCATCCCAATTCCAAGGTGCCaaaactctgttctctgaaaaccccCCGTCCATAGTGTGTAAGGTTACTGTGAGCTGTTGCAGGTGTCACTGTCTGGTCTTTCTGCTGCAGATGATTTGCCCTCTgtagcaaacaaacaagcaaaccaaaaataattCGTTCAATGTATAGGGATGCCTATACTGCTGGAGGGAAATATGCTTGGTGCATAAGCTCAAAATCAGAGCTCTTAGACCTATCTGCTCTTACCTATCCTTTGACACTTAATCTCTTCATGATGTTGGAGCACAGCATTTCACTAACTCATCCCTTTCTTTTTGCAAGATCAAGTTTATTTTGCCTATTACTTTTCTCTCTGAAGTGGCTGGAAGATGAATTTGTTTCCAAGTACCATGTGAGCGCAGGCAAATCTGTCAGTACAAAACTGTAATTCTGCATTTATGAAAATTCCAGATGTTTTCACATTTACACTTCCATAAGGgaagctatttattttctttcctccctccccctgcctttaTGTCTTTGCTCTGTAGCATTATCAACAAATCCATTTTTGGAACAGGTTGGAAAATTATGCAAGAAAAAGTATATTTCTGTTCATTTATCCcctcaggaaaataaaatcattatttattttattctcctttttgtgCATGTTCAGTAACCTTATGAAATGCAAGATTCACTGGGTGCACAAACTTTACAAAATATGAAATGCCAAACGAGAACACAGGCACTCATATCAGCAGTGACACCAGATAACATGCCTGACTTAATTACACTTTTAAAGCCCGTCTGCTTTAGAGTCCAACTTCAGGGCAGCCTCAATTGCTTTTGAGGTGTGGGACTAATCCATACGCCTGACAGGCCTGACAGCCATTTCATCTGCATTGAGAGGTGTGTTTCAGAAAAGCCGACTGTCAAGCAGATGCAGTCACTTGTGAACAGTTGAAAAAATGGCACAAAAACCTTAACAAACTTCTAAGTGGACAATTACTTTAGTGGCATTCCTCATCAGAAGCAATTCCTAATGTTACTCTGACACACGTAAGATATGCAGTGTAATCAATGCATGCAAACATGCAATAAATTGTTCAAGCCATTACTTTTCTAGATTTGGGGAAGTTGCCATTTGGCTaaccattattttaaagaaatgcctgCTATTACATCCTACCTCCTTTTTTCTACATCTACAGTATAGGAAAAAAGACGCTTCTGAAGCATCgggacagacttttttttttttctggttactaTGACTGTAACAAGCTCTGCTTTACTCAGCTGAGCTTGGAAGTGTCTGCAGTACATAGTCAAGAGACCTCAGCTTCCCTGATGAAAACATTTGCCTAATCTCAGTTGCAAGCTCCAAGGCAGGGAAGCAGAACCTGGACTCGGAAAAAAAGAGGCTTCCCTTGACTGCAGTTACTGGAGCTGGACATTTTAACCCCAGCTGAGGATTAATCAGCTCTCTATCTTCAGAAATGTTATTTGGCCAGTATAAATGACATAAACCAAGATCATCATCTTAGTTTATTTTTCTAGAGTCCTTAGCATGCTACATTAACCTGACAATGTTTAATCTTGTGTTCATTTCACAATACACTTCATGCAATTCACAGCTGTAATTGGTTTTACACTGACATTACAAGTTTCAACCTAGCCATGGGAAAAGAATAACTCTTAatattatttctctgaaaagcGTCCAAGCTCAAATGGCACAGAAGCAGCTCATGCTAGTTTCATGTGcatatttctttcttctgccttttctttcactgcaAGGATGATCACTGGCATAAGATTGTAAGGTCCTTGTTTTAGTCCATTTGCAATTGAACTACATTTGCTTGATTTCTTATGTCCTGAGGAGTTCTCTCTTATAAAACAGCATTCAAGTATTCTAGTTTAACATCCCCATTTTTTCTGAGTTAAGGTACAAAGTAGACCTTGGGCTTCTTTTCCATTACGAGTCTTCCAGAGTCCCATAACTGGTAGCCGTAAAGTCTTCCTTTGTAACACATACTCAGCACTAAAGCCAAAGTATTGCTATTTGGCATTATCCAGTGAAGTGCAAGAAATTAAATAAGTTATGTCTTTATTGCTATAGTACAATACCAAGCAGAGTCACTTTTTAATACAATTGCTAGGGTTTTGTAGAGCACATGTCCCTCCTCTTAGGGCCCAGTAGTTCAGCTGCACTGCAAGTATCACTTGGCTATCACATGTTGAACGTCTGTCTAAGAAGATGTGTTGAGTATTCTTGAGTCTGAAGAATCAGACCTCTCGTCATACTCATCTTCTGTATAAATCGGTTGCTTAGACACAATAGGACACCCGTCATCAGGGATTGAGATCCTAGGATCTTCTGACGAGCGGGAAGGAAGGACAGGTGAGCTTCGGAAAACGCTGGCCGAGTTGCTAGAGAACGGGCTGACATACTGGGACCGCAGCTGGTACTGCTGCTGCAGCGTCATGGTGTTCCACAGGGTGACGTCATTGGGCAGGAACGGGCTGGACTGGTTTCTTGCCAAAGTGTTCCTCAACATCAGTGGGTAGCGTGGTGGCTGAGGGAAAGGGTGCTGCAAAGGTACGGCCAGAGGATTTGGCACGACATTACTGGAGTCGGCAGAGAACCTCAGTGTGTCAGGAACCCTAAATGCTGAGCCCACAGACCACTTGGAAGAGGAAATAGGGTACGAACTCAGTGTGTGTTCAAAAATGTGCCCATTGGAAGGCAAAACAAGACCATCAGATTCTGCAGAAGTTCTCTCCCCACTGGCCACCGAAGACCGACTGGACAGGAGAACCTCTACAGCACTCACCAGATCACCGCCGCACCCCTTCAGGATCAACTCCAGCACAGTTGGCTTTTGGTTAGGGAAGATCTTTTTCAAGACTTCAAGTGGAGGTCTGTTGGCTTTCAAACTGAAAGGTAAAGAAACTGTGCCAGAAGGACCTTCTATCAGGAGGTGGTTCTGCTCTGGGTGGTACTTTGGGCTGTCTGGACGGCTCTCTGTGCTCCCACCATTTTTCTGAACCGCATAACCGACCTCATCCACCGAAACAATTTCAGGGCTTTCAGGGGTGAAGCAACTTTTGGCTTTAGTCATGTCTGGGGAACTCCTTTGGTCTGTGTCTTTGTCACTGTATGTCTCAGCATTGTCTGCTCCACTGGCATCACCCAACCGCTCCTCATTCATGTCTgcaaagagaaggcagagaagtTAACAAAAAACTGTGGCCAAAAGCTTTTACAGATGTTTGAGTATACAGTCTTCTTAAAGTGAACAGAGCAAAAtcctagggggaaaaaagcatttttcacagaGATCCTGCTAAAATTAAGGTCTGTTTGCAACATGTCATGAGATCAAAACCGCAAAAGAACAATGTGACCTGGTCTAGGCTGCCTTACAGATATCTATCTCATTCTCACATATACAAGAAAAGAAGCAGTGGTCATTTTTCTGCTGTGTCAAATATGCTGTATCAATCCTCTCTCACTGGTTACAAGGCAGCAACACACCACCTGAGTGCAAGCTTTCCCAGAGGAAGTTCAGTACTTCCACATCATAACTCCTCTCTAGCACCGTCTCACTGACTGTGAGCTGAAGATATCCAGAGGGCACTTGGGAGACAAAAATTCCCTCTGCAAGTCCAACAGCATTGGTGGAACCACTCCACCATGACTACTGGCTGAAGGTTAAAGAAATCTTCAAGTAAACCAGTGTGTTCCAGTTCTGGCTCTGCAGAAACTGGTTCCTTCCCCAGCAAGAATCAAAGGATTTTCCTCCAAAACCTGGAGCATAGCTGATGCCTTGGCCTATTAGAGCACAGAATCTAGAAAAATCTGGTTTAGAGAGGACCTCTGGAAggcatctggtccaacctcctttTCAAAGCAGGAGTAACCTAAAATATAGAGCAGTTTGCTCATGACCCTGCTCAGCTGAGTTTTAAATAATTCCATcgatgaagactccacaacctctctcaGCATTTGTTCTAGGTACCTTGGTTTTTGTGCATTAAACTAAGAAGGGCAAAAGCTGGTATAGGGCTGAAAAAGAGCCCTTTGACCACACTGTCTCCAGATGGACACTCAAAGATGGGGATACTCCAAGTAACTTTGGTAACACCTGCAAGAGTCCGGAAACCTCTGAAATAAGACTGCTTgtcagaaagaagagaagaagaaaggttgACAGCTTTCACAGTTTGCGCACAAAGGAGGCAATGTATTTGCTTGAGATTGTTCAGTCATTTCCCAAGGATACTGTTTTGCTGGTCTCCCTCATACAGCACAATGATGATCTTCCTGGGAAGCATCAATGTCTGGGAAAGTCTCATTGTCCGAGCTGCGGCTGACAGAGCCTGCTTTAACCGCACAGGGCAGTGCTTTTGAACATGCATGTGTGAAAGAGTACCTGCAGAAACCAATACAACAATTTGCCTGGTTTCCCAAGCCCCTGGTGATCAGCCCCATTAGataaaaaaagctgtaagaagCAAGCAAAGGCTCCCAAAATCTGCTGATGACCACCCCTGCCCAGTCAGGATGGAAAAAGTTAAAGGTGTGCAAGCGCCTGAGCCTCGCTGCCCACCATGGACCGTCTGCGTCCCCCTCACCCCAGGAATGAACGGGCAGGGCATTTTCCCATGCAGCAGGCTAAGTTTAGCGTTGAACAGATCCGCTCGAGACAAACTCTATTAATGCAATTTACCCACCTTGAGAAAGGAGCCAGGTTTTGAGCAATCCCGTGCTGAATGAGAAGCCACTACATTCGCCAGAATAGGAGCCACAAAGAAACACGAGACCCTGGCAGAGCATGGCCTGACAGTCGGCGTGGCAAAGGGAGGTTCTCCTCATGAGGGAGTCTGTGCCAGGCAGAAGTGATGGACCACCCTACAGAGCTGGGGAACGCTGCTAGTTTGGGCTGCGGATGGCAAGCATGGCAGTGGAGCTGAGCAGTACGGATGAGCTTCTGAAGATCTCACTCTTTTAGCAGGATAACCTGTTTTGAGTACACATTTTTATATTGGAGAAGCAGTAACTTTTCATGTAGGCATACTACAGAGAAGGCAATGTATTTATGCTCTTCTTTATACGCTCAGTGCACCAGTCTTGCCTCAGCAGCCAAAGGGGAATGCAGGAAATGTTTGCCGGTAGCACGCTGGAAACGTGTATCCTTTTGAGGAGGTGGTAAAACCTCAGAATAGTTCATCCATTATTTGATAAAAACGTGAGGCTCACACTACCGTTCCCTCCTAATCCCTTCACACGCTCAAAATGATGCATTTATTGCAAAGGACAGGATGTTAAGAATAATTCACATCTGGGTGAATGGGCAAGCGTATACCGGGCAGCCTGAGATCAGCTAATTACCTCTGTCCCTGTCTTACCAGAAATGAGAGGGGCTTTTAAGAGAGACGATGGTCCTAATTTCCACATAAATAGATTCCACTGTGGTACCCGATATTACCAAGTGGACCACATGCAGGTAGAGCGTATTTCTTCGTTTCTACTGCGTTTTTCTAGTATATCTTTATGGGCTGATAACAAGTACCGCTGGGGAgcaaatatatgttaaaaaaaaaaatcagattagaTCTTCCTAATAGACTCCCGGATCCTTACACATTATTATTTTCAAGGTATTTAAGGTTTATTTTGTTTCCAGCACCCTTAAAAGCATCCTTGTGAGGCTGGGCTACAGATTTTCTTCAAATTCTGAAAACTCGTCCCCCTGAAGTTTGCACCTTTACCGCCATCAGA includes:
- the DMRT3 gene encoding doublesex- and mab-3-related transcription factor 3 yields the protein MNGYGSPYLYMGGPVSQPPRAPLQRTPKCARCRNHGVLSWLKGHKRYCRFKDCTCEKCILIIERQRVMAAQVALRRQQANESLESLLPDSLRALPGPPGSAEPPAPPPGPPPCAAPPRAPAELAAAAALRWAAEPPPALSGSLPKADMNEERLGDASGADNAETYSDKDTDQRSSPDMTKAKSCFTPESPEIVSVDEVGYAVQKNGGSTESRPDSPKYHPEQNHLLIEGPSGTVSLPFSLKANRPPLEVLKKIFPNQKPTVLELILKGCGGDLVSAVEVLLSSRSSVASGERTSAESDGLVLPSNGHIFEHTLSSYPISSSKWSVGSAFRVPDTLRFSADSSNVVPNPLAVPLQHPFPQPPRYPLMLRNTLARNQSSPFLPNDVTLWNTMTLQQQYQLRSQYVSPFSSNSASVFRSSPVLPSRSSEDPRISIPDDGCPIVSKQPIYTEDEYDERSDSSDSRILNTSS